One window of the Allorhizobium ampelinum S4 genome contains the following:
- the hisN gene encoding histidinol-phosphatase has product MRPEKTFFDSLAEAAKAETLPRFRSMLDVVNKDAGGYDPVTEGDKAAETAIRALIEAEFPDHGILGEEHDNVGLGRDCVWVIDPIDGTRAFISGLPTWGTLIGFQQNGHAVMGMMDQPFTGERYFADGEKAWYSGPDGQRQIATRACKGLSDAVLYTTSPDIFLEGERPRFDAVRAKVQLTRYGVDCYAYALLAAGFVDLVIETGLKPYDVGALIPIIEQAGGIITTWEGERPEAGGKIIAASSAAVYEQARAILVD; this is encoded by the coding sequence ATGCGCCCCGAGAAGACGTTTTTCGACAGCCTCGCCGAGGCCGCCAAGGCCGAGACACTGCCACGCTTTCGCTCAATGCTGGATGTCGTCAACAAGGATGCGGGCGGCTATGATCCCGTCACCGAAGGCGATAAGGCAGCGGAAACCGCGATCCGCGCGCTGATCGAGGCAGAGTTTCCCGATCACGGCATTCTGGGCGAGGAACATGACAATGTCGGCCTTGGCCGCGATTGTGTCTGGGTGATCGATCCGATCGATGGAACACGGGCGTTTATTTCCGGTCTGCCCACCTGGGGAACGCTGATCGGTTTTCAGCAAAACGGCCACGCGGTGATGGGCATGATGGACCAGCCTTTTACCGGCGAGCGTTATTTTGCCGATGGGGAGAAAGCCTGGTACAGCGGACCTGATGGCCAGCGGCAGATCGCAACGCGGGCCTGCAAGGGCCTCTCGGATGCGGTGCTTTACACCACCTCGCCGGATATTTTTCTGGAAGGCGAGCGGCCGCGTTTCGATGCGGTGCGGGCCAAGGTCCAACTGACGCGCTACGGCGTGGATTGCTATGCCTACGCGCTGCTGGCGGCAGGTTTTGTCGATCTGGTGATCGAAACGGGGCTGAAGCCCTACGATGTCGGCGCGCTGATTCCGATTATCGAACAGGCGGGCGGTATTATCACCACGTGGGAGGGTGAACGGCCGGAAGCGGGTGGCAAGATCATCGCCGCCAGTTCTGCCGCTGTCTACGAGCAGGCGCGCGCGATTTTGGTCGATTGA
- a CDS encoding N-formylglutamate amidohydrolase, which produces MQPERDDFELFDVREPEQHSIPFVYNSPHSGRDYPQEFLARSRLDSLSIRRSEDHFVDELFAAAPDHGAPLLYAKFPRAYIDVNREPYELDPKMFSGPLPPYVNAHSVRVAGGLGTIARIVAENMEIYRERLSVDEGIARIETIYKPYHACLRRLIARTHARFGAAILIDCHSMPGNIRLSGSAIRPDFIIGDRYGTSASAELTHAAMQVLSDFGFTAVRNKPYAGGFITEHYGRPARGLHALQIEINRALYVDEATLEKRPDFASLAAVLSRFIGQMAELSKGIATPGLGDGALAAE; this is translated from the coding sequence ATGCAGCCGGAACGCGACGATTTCGAGCTGTTTGACGTGCGCGAACCCGAACAGCATAGCATTCCCTTTGTTTACAATTCCCCCCATAGCGGCAGAGATTATCCACAGGAGTTTCTCGCCCGTTCGCGCCTGGACAGCCTTTCCATCCGCCGTTCGGAGGATCATTTCGTCGATGAGCTGTTTGCAGCGGCACCCGACCACGGCGCCCCCTTGCTCTACGCGAAATTTCCACGCGCCTATATTGATGTCAATCGCGAGCCTTATGAGCTCGATCCGAAGATGTTTTCGGGCCCCCTGCCGCCTTACGTCAATGCCCATTCGGTACGTGTTGCCGGAGGGCTCGGCACGATTGCGCGGATTGTCGCCGAAAATATGGAAATCTACCGGGAGCGGTTGAGCGTGGATGAGGGGATTGCCCGGATCGAGACGATCTACAAGCCCTATCACGCCTGCCTGCGCCGGCTGATTGCCCGCACTCATGCCCGTTTTGGGGCGGCTATTCTGATCGACTGCCATTCGATGCCGGGCAATATTCGGCTGAGCGGCAGTGCCATTCGTCCGGATTTCATCATTGGCGACCGATATGGCACCAGTGCTTCGGCAGAACTGACCCATGCCGCCATGCAGGTGCTCAGCGATTTCGGATTTACGGCGGTGCGCAACAAGCCCTATGCCGGTGGCTTCATCACTGAACATTACGGCCGTCCCGCCAGGGGCCTGCATGCTCTACAGATCGAAATCAACCGCGCACTGTATGTCGATGAGGCAACATTGGAAAAGCGACCGGATTTCGCCTCGCTTGCAGCCGTGCTGTCGCGGTTCATTGGTCAGATGGCGGAGCTTTCAAAAGGCATTGCCACGCCCGGCCTCGGCGATGGCGCGCTCGCCGCCGAATAG
- a CDS encoding alpha/beta fold hydrolase: MDSVLHAVDGNPIPDNHHAGFFTSYDGLRLRYAIFKSDISPAKGTVVLVHGRSESIEKYFETIRDLTAAGLWVATFDLRGQGLSDWTLLQKSSKPRGDKEKRWGHVQRFSDYERDLEQFLEQVVLPDCRLPFSMIAHSTGGLIALAAAPRLSGRISRLVLSAPFVGLHGEALSAAKVFALARLASTLGLGNRPLSSASKPHTFATNVLTSDAARFDRNMAIFAAVPELSISAPSARWLHECAKAIRRVNDPAHLTGITIPTLLLAPMLDGVVPFSAQEHLARHFRAAQLLSIPGARHEVLQEQDRYREQALAAIHAFIPGSDPMQIEGEAELVGL, from the coding sequence ATGGATAGCGTGCTTCATGCCGTGGACGGCAATCCCATTCCCGACAATCATCACGCCGGCTTTTTCACCAGTTACGACGGCCTTCGCCTGCGCTATGCGATCTTCAAGAGCGATATCAGCCCGGCCAAAGGCACGGTCGTGCTGGTGCATGGCCGCAGCGAATCCATCGAGAAATATTTTGAAACCATCCGCGACCTGACAGCAGCGGGCCTTTGGGTCGCTACCTTCGACCTGCGCGGCCAAGGCCTGTCCGACTGGACACTTCTGCAAAAGTCCTCAAAACCCAGAGGGGATAAGGAAAAACGCTGGGGCCATGTCCAGCGCTTTTCCGATTATGAGCGGGATCTGGAGCAGTTCCTGGAACAGGTCGTGCTGCCGGATTGTCGCCTGCCGTTCTCGATGATCGCCCATTCCACCGGTGGATTGATCGCCCTTGCCGCAGCACCACGGCTGTCCGGACGCATTTCGCGGCTGGTCCTGTCAGCCCCCTTTGTCGGCCTGCATGGCGAAGCCCTATCGGCGGCAAAGGTGTTCGCGCTGGCGCGGCTGGCATCAACGCTCGGGCTTGGCAACCGTCCCTTGTCATCAGCCAGCAAGCCGCACACCTTTGCCACCAATGTCCTGACCTCGGATGCCGCCCGCTTCGACCGGAATATGGCGATTTTTGCCGCTGTGCCGGAGTTGTCGATCAGCGCGCCTTCGGCCCGCTGGCTGCATGAATGCGCAAAAGCCATCCGGCGGGTCAACGATCCCGCCCATCTGACGGGGATCACCATTCCCACCCTGTTGCTCGCCCCGATGCTGGACGGCGTCGTGCCCTTTAGCGCGCAGGAACACCTGGCCCGGCATTTCCGCGCCGCGCAATTGCTGTCCATTCCCGGCGCCCGCCATGAAGTGTTGCAGGAACAGGACCGCTACCGCGAACAGGCGCTTGCAGCCATCCATGCCTTCATTCCCGGCAGCGATCCGATGCAGATCGAAGGCGAGGCAGAACTCGTCGGTCTTTGA
- a CDS encoding mechanosensitive ion channel family protein gives MQTIFETLQHAVAWMPDWAVSLCVLLLAFLVGMLIQHFGFRMLTRLTENRDLFWRSLVQRTRRPLRLAILTWTLSIGVTVAPLSDVAANIVRHALLLCFVIVVGWMTRTALHIWVTVYLRRFKLDAEDNLLARKHVTQSRIMERVAATGIVALTAAAVLMSFPAVRQYGVSLLASAGVAGIVLGLALQPMLKNLFAGLQLAITQPIRIDDALIVEGEFGHVEEITATYVVVKLWDWRRLVLPLNYFIEKPFQNWTREGAALIGTVMLYMDYSVPVSTLRRKTEDIVRSAPLWDGNVFNLAVTDLKDQVMEIRILVSAASAGKAFDLRCYVREKLMDFIQKDYPDALPRLRIHQEKPEALKDGSMSPIQGRATARSEKIDA, from the coding sequence ATGCAGACTATTTTTGAAACATTGCAACATGCCGTCGCATGGATGCCGGATTGGGCTGTTTCCCTTTGCGTCCTGCTTCTTGCTTTTCTGGTGGGCATGTTAATTCAGCACTTCGGCTTCCGCATGCTGACGCGGCTGACGGAAAATCGCGATCTTTTCTGGCGCTCACTGGTGCAGCGCACCCGACGACCCTTGCGGCTTGCCATCCTGACCTGGACGCTCTCCATCGGCGTGACTGTCGCACCTCTAAGTGATGTGGCAGCCAATATCGTGCGCCATGCTTTGCTGCTGTGCTTCGTCATCGTTGTCGGATGGATGACCCGCACCGCCCTGCATATCTGGGTCACCGTCTATCTTCGCCGCTTCAAGCTTGATGCCGAAGACAATCTACTAGCCCGCAAGCATGTCACCCAATCCCGCATCATGGAAAGGGTGGCCGCTACCGGCATCGTCGCCCTCACCGCGGCAGCCGTTCTGATGTCTTTTCCGGCGGTGCGCCAATATGGGGTCAGCCTGCTGGCTTCGGCGGGTGTCGCGGGTATCGTTCTCGGTCTCGCCTTACAGCCGATGCTGAAAAATCTGTTTGCCGGGCTGCAATTGGCCATCACTCAGCCGATCCGCATCGATGACGCGCTGATTGTTGAAGGTGAGTTCGGTCATGTCGAGGAAATAACCGCCACCTATGTGGTGGTGAAGCTCTGGGATTGGCGAAGACTGGTCCTGCCGCTCAATTATTTCATCGAAAAACCTTTCCAGAACTGGACCCGCGAAGGGGCGGCGCTGATCGGCACGGTCATGCTCTACATGGACTATTCCGTTCCGGTCTCCACACTGCGCCGAAAAACCGAGGATATCGTCAGGTCAGCGCCGTTGTGGGATGGAAATGTCTTCAACCTCGCCGTCACCGACCTGAAGGATCAGGTGATGGAAATTCGCATTCTGGTGTCCGCCGCCAGTGCCGGAAAGGCTTTCGACTTGCGCTGCTATGTGCGCGAAAAGCTGATGGACTTCATCCAGAAGGACTATCCCGATGCCCTGCCACGCCTGCGCATTCACCAGGAAAAGCCAGAGGCGTTGAAGGACGGGTCGATGTCACCGATCCAAGGCAGAGCGACCGCACGGTCGGAGAAGATAGACGCCTGA
- the cpdR1 gene encoding response regulator CpdR1, producing MTQKILLAEDDNDMRRFLVKALEKAGYKVSSYDNGASAYDRLREEPFSLLLTDIVMPEMDGIELARRATELDPDLKVMFITGFAAVALNADSKAPKDAKVLSKPFHLRDLVDEVNKLLTAA from the coding sequence ATGACTCAGAAAATACTTCTTGCCGAAGATGACAACGACATGCGCCGCTTCCTGGTGAAAGCCCTGGAAAAGGCCGGATACAAGGTATCCTCCTATGACAATGGCGCCAGCGCCTATGACAGGCTTCGGGAAGAACCCTTCTCGCTGCTCCTGACCGACATCGTCATGCCGGAAATGGACGGCATCGAGCTGGCCCGCCGCGCCACCGAACTCGACCCGGACCTCAAGGTGATGTTCATCACCGGCTTTGCCGCCGTGGCATTGAACGCCGATTCCAAGGCGCCCAAGGATGCCAAGGTCCTGTCCAAGCCCTTCCACCTGCGCGACCTGGTAGACGAGGTCAACAAGCTGCTGACCGCCGCCTGA